The nucleotide sequence CGCCCCGTTCAACGGCACCGACGTCGCCTGGCTGCAACTGAACATCGCTATGCACGAGCGGGTACTGCCCCTGCTGGACCTGGTGCCGCGGCGCACCGCAGACCCGGCCGTACGCCGTCTCGCCGCGCGGATCCGGCAGACCCACCGGGTCGACCTCGACCGGTCCGTGCGGTTGCTGGACCGCTCCGGTGCGCCGAGGACCAACCCGCACGAGGGGCACGACATGCCGGGCATGGTCACCGCCGTCGAGCTGGCCACCCTCGGCAGCGCACCGGAGGCCGAGTTCCGGCGCCTCCTCGGCGTACACCTCGCTGCGCACCTGGAGCAGTCCGTCCGGATTGCCGGTGCCGAGCAGCGTGCCGGCGCGGATTCCGAGACGACCGCGCTGGCCGGTGCGATCGTCCGGACCGGAAGCGCCTACCTGAATCAGCTCGGCCGGCTTCCGGACTGAGAACCTCACCCGAGCCGACCGGCTCGGTGTCGCAGTCGACCGGCTCGGTGCGGCTGTCGCGGTGATCGCGCAGCGCACGACCCTGACGTGGTCCGCGGTAGGTACGATTCCGACATTCCGCCTTTAGCGCGTTTTCTAATGTTCGGGCCACCCCGATTTGGCGTTGGCGCCCCGGCCGTGTAACTTTCTCTCCCGGCAGGGCACCGGGCAAGACCGCAGAGCAACACCGCGGCGGCCGGCCTGCCAAACCCCGAACGATCGCGACGGTAACCCGGCGCGCCCGTACGGGTGCACGACGGCTGGACGAAGCATGACAAACCGGGAGACACCGGTTTGACGAGGCAGAAACAGTCGGGTAAGGTACAACAAGTGCCTGACGGAAACGCCAGGCAGCGGAACAAGAAGCCCCGGGTGGCGGTCCAGTTGGACTGGTTGTTCGGTGTGTGGTTGTTCTTTGAGAACTCAACAGGGTGCTTGATAAGCCAGTGCCAAATGTTTGTTTGTTTGGCAGCAAGTGTTTTTATTGTTGCTGGGTTTTGATTTTCCACGGTTTTTGTTGGAGAGTTTGATCCTGGCTCAGGACGAACGCTGGCGGCGTGCTTAACACATGCAAGTCGAGCGGAAAGGCCCTTCGGGGTACTCGAGCGGCGAACGGGTGAGTAACACGTGAGTAACCTGCCTCAGGCTTTGGGATAACCCTCGGAAACGGGGGCTAATACCGGATATGACTTCCTGCCGCATGGTGGGGGGTGGAAAGTTTTTCGGCCTGGGATGGGCTCGCGGCCTATCAGCTTGTTGGTGGGGTGATGGCCTACCAAGGCGACGACGGGTAGCCGGCCTGAGAGGGCGACCGGCCACACTGGGACTGAGACACGGCCCAGACTCCTACGGGAGGCAGCAGTGGGGAATATTGCACAATGGGCGGAAGCCTGATGCAGCGACGCCGTGTGAGGGATGACGGCCTTCGGGTTGTAAACCTCTTTCAGCAGGGACGAAGCGCAAGTGACGGTACCTGCAGAAGAAGCGCCGGCCAACTACGTGCCAGCAGCCGCGGTAAGACGTAGGGCGCGAGCGTTGTCCGGATTTATTGGGCGTAAAGAGCTCGTAGGCGGCTTGTCGCGTCGACTGTGAAAACCCACGGCTCAACTGTGGGCTTGCAGCCGATACGGGCAGGCTAGAGTTCGGTAGGGGAGACTGGAATTCCTGGTGTAGCGGTGAAATGCGCAGATATCAGGAGGAACACCGGTGGCGAAGGCGGGTCTCTGGGCCGATACTGACGCTGAGGAGCGAAAGCGTGGGGAGCGAACAGGATTAGATACCCTGGTAGTCCACGCTGTAAACGTTGGGCGCTAGGTGTGGGGGGCCTCTCCGGTTCTCTGTGCCGCAGCTAACGCATTAAGCGCCCCGCCTGGGGAGTACGGCCGCAAGGCTAAAACTCAAAGGAATTGACGGGGGCCCGCACAAGCGGCGGAGCATGCGGATTAATTCGATGCAACGCGAAGAACCTTACCTGGGTTTGACATGGCCGCAAAACCTGCAGAGATGTGGGGTCCTTCGGGGGCGGTCACAGGTGGTGCATGGCTGTCGTCAGCTCGTGTCGTGAGATGTTGGGTTAAGTCCCGCAACGAGCGCAACCCTTGTTCGATGTTGCCAGCACGTTATGGTGGGGACTCATCGAAGACTGCCGGGGTCAACTCGGAGGAAGGTGGGGATGACGTCAAGTCATCATGCCCCTTATGTCCAGGGCTTCACGCATGCTACAATGGCCGGTACAATGGGCTGCGATACCGTGAGGTGGAGCGAATCCCAAAAAGCCGGTCTCAGTTCGGATCGGGGTCTGCAACTCGACCCCGTGAAGTCGGAGTCGCTAGTAATCGCAGATCAGCAACGCTGCGGTGAATACGTTCCCGGGCCTTGTACACACCGCCCGTCACGTCACGAAAGTCGGCAACACCCGAAGCCCATGGCCTAACCCCTTGTGGGAGGGAGTGGTCGAAGGTGGGGCTGGCGATTGGGACGAAGTCGTAACAAGGTAGCCGTACCGGAAGGTGCGGCTGGATCACCTCCTTTCTAAGGAGCACCTCCCGGCGAAGGTCGGGTAGGAGCCCGCGCTGCCCGGATGTGGTGGCGGGGTGCTCGTTGGCGGAGACACTGGCGAAGTTCACGGCTGGCAACGGCTGATCTGACGAGTACGGCCCCTTGGTGGGGTGTGGAAGTGTTGGGTTGGTGCGGCTGGTGGTGGGTGTAGAGCATCCTGTTGGGTCCTGAGGGAACAACCGTGTGGTTGTTGTCTTGTGCCAGGCACGCCTGGCCCCGCATACCGGGCCCCTTTGTTGGTGGGTTGTTGGTGTGGGGTTGTGGGTGGTGGGTTGGTCGTTTGTTGAGAATTGCACAGTGGACGCGAGCATCTTTGTGGTCAAGTTGTCAAGGGCGGACGGTGGATGCCTTGGCACCAGGAGCCGATGAAGGACGTGGGAGGCCGCGATAGGCCTGGGGGAGCTGTCAACCGAGCTGTGATCCCAGGGTGTCCGAATGGGGTAACCTGGCACCAGTCATGTGGTGTCACCTGCACCTGAATTCATAGGGTGTGTGGAGGGAACGCGGGGAAGTGAAACATCTCAGTACCCGTAGGAAGAGAAAACAATAGTGATTCCGTGAGTAGTGGCGAGCGAAAGCGGATGTAGGCTAAACCGGTTGCGTGTGATACCTGTCAGGGGTTGCGTGGTCGGGGTTGTGGGACTCCATGGGGTGGGCTGACAACCATCCGGAAAGTTACAAATACCAGGTGTTAGCTGAATGGTGTGGAAAAGCCAACCGTAGGCGGTGATAGTCCGGTAGGTGAAAGCATCTGGTCTTTCTTGTGGGTGTTCCCGAGTAGCGGCGGACTCCTGAAATCTGCCGTGAATCTGCCAGGACCACCTGGTAAGCCTAAATACTTCCTGGTGACCGATAGCGGACGAGTACCGTGAGGGAATGGTGAAAAGTACCCCGGGAGGGGAGTGAAATAGTACCTGAAACCGTTCGCCTACAATCCGTCGGAGCCTGCTTTTGTGGGTGACGGCGTGCCTTTTGAAGAATGAGCCTGCGAGTTAGTGGCATGTGGCGAGGTTAACCCGTGTGGGGTAGCCGTAGCGAAAGCGAGTCTTAATAGGGCGTGTAGTCGCGTGTTCTAGACCCGAAGCGGGGTGATCTAGCCATGGGCAGGCTGAAGCGTGGGTAAGACCGCGTGGAGGGCCGAACCCACCAACGTTGAAAAGTTGGGGGATGACCTGTGGTTAGGGGTGAAAGGCCAATCAAACTCCGTGATAGCTGGTTCTCCCCGAAATGCATTTAGGTGCAGCGTCGTGTGTTTCTTGCCGGAGGTAGAGCACTGGATGGTCTAGGGGCCCTACAAGGTTACTGAAATCAGCCAAACTCCGAATGCCGGTAAGTGAGAGCGCGGCAGTGAGACTGCGGGGGATAAGCTTCGTAGTCGAGAGGGAAACAGCCCAGATCGCCAGCTAAGGCCCCTAAGCGTGTGCTAAGTGGAAAAGGATGTGGGGTCGCATAGACAACCAGGAGGTTGGCTTAGAAGCAGCCATCCTTTAAAGAGTGCGTAATAGCTCACTGGTCAAGTGGTTCCGCGCCGACAATGTAGCGGGGCTCAAGTACACCGCCGAAGCTGTGGCATTCACACTTTAACTCGGTGATGTTTTCGAACGTCATCCAGGTGTGTGGGTGGGTAGGGGAGCGTCGTGCCGGGGGTGAAGCAGCGGGGTGACCTAGTTGTGGACGCGGCACGAGTGAGAATGCAGGCATGAGTAGCGAAAGAAGGGTGAGAAACCCTTCCGCCGGATGACCAAGGGTTCCAGGGCCAGGTTAATCCGCCCTGGGTGAGTCGGGGCCTAAGGCGAGGCCGAGAGGCGTAGTCGATGGATAACGGGTTGATATTCCCGTACCCGTGTAGGAGCGCCCGTGATGAACCTCGTTGTGCTAACCACCCGAGCTGCCTGCGATCTTCGGATCAATGGTGGGGAGCGTGGGAACCTGGCGGGTAGTAGTCAAGCGATGGGGTGACGCAGGAAGGTAGCTGAGCCCGGCCGGTGGTTGTGCCGGGGTAAGCGTGTAGGCCGGTGTGTAGGCAAATCCGCACATCATATGGTTGAGACGTGATGCCGAGCCGATTCAGGTGAAGTCAGTGATCCTATGCTGCCGAGAAAAGCCTCTAGCGAGTTCCGAGCGGCCCGTACCCTAAACCGACACAGGTGGTCAGGTAGAGAATACCGAGGCGATCGGGTGAACTGTGGTTAAGGAACTCGGCAAATTGCCCCCGTAACTTAGGGAGAAGGGGGGCCGGAGACGTGAAGCCACTTGCTGGTGGAGCGTTGTATGGCCGCAGAGAGCAGGGGGAAGCGACTGTTTACTAAAAACACAGGTCCATGCGAAGAAGTAATTCGATGTATATGGACTGACGCCTGCCCGGTGCTGGAACGTTAAGGGGACCGGTTAGTCTTTCGGGGCGAAGCTGAGAACTTAAGCGCCAGTAAACGGCGGTGGTAACTATAACCATCCTAAGGTAGCGAAATTCCTTGTCGGGTAAGTTCCGACCTGCACGAATGGCGTAACGACTTCCCCACTGTCTCAACCACAGGCCCGGCGAAATTGCAGTACGAGTAAAGATGCTCGTTACGCGCGGCAGGACGGAAAGACCCCGGGACCTTTACTATAGCTTGACATTGGTATCTGAATTAGCTTGTGTAGGATAGGTGGGAGCCGGTGAAGCTTGCACGCCAGTGTAGGTGGAGGCAATCTTGAAATACCACTCTGGTTGGTTTGGGTATCTAACTTCGGGCCCTTATCGGGTTCAGGGACAGTGTCTGGTGGGTAGTTTAACTGGGGCGGTTGCCTCCTAAAATGTAACGGAGGCGCCCAAAGGTTCCCTCAGCCTGGTTGGCAATCAGGTGTTGAGTGTAAGTGTATAAGGGAGCTTGACTGTGAGACTGACGGGTCGAGCAGGGACGAAAGTCGGGACTAGTGATCCGGCACTTGCGTGTGGAAGCGGTGTCGCTCAACGGATAAAAGGTACCCCGGGGATAACAGGCTGATCTTCCCCAAGAGTCCATATCGACGGGATGGTTTGGCACCTCGATGTCGGCTCGTCGCATCCTGGGGCTGTAGCAGGTCCCAAGGGTTGGGCTGTTCGCCCATTAAAGCGGTACGCGAGCTGGGTTTAGAACGTCGTGAGACAGTTCGGTCCCTATCCGCCGTGCGCGTAGGATACTTGAGAAGGGCTGTCCCTAGTACGAGAGGACCGGGACGGACGAACCTCTGGTGTGCCAGTTGTCCCGCCAGGGGCACGGCTGGTTGGCTACGTTCGGGAGGGATAACCGCTGAAAGCATCTAAGCGGGAAGCCTGCTTCAAGATGAGGTATCCCACCCCGTTTAGGGGGTAAGGCTCCCAGTGAGACGACTGGGTTGATAGGCCGGAGATGTAAGCCAGGTAACTGGTTGAGTTGACCGGTACTAATAGGCCGAGGACTTGACTACAAGGTTGCTACGCGTCCACTGTGTGATTCACAGCAAACGAACAATGTTTCCCACGTGTGGGTGGGTTGTTGTTTGTGTTGTTGATAGGGTTACGGCGGTTATGGCGGAGGGGAAACGCCCGGTTACATTCCGAACCCGGAAGCTAAGCCTTCCAGCGCTGATGGTACTGCACTCGGGAGGGTGTGGGAGAGTAAGACGCCGCCGGACATCTTCACAGGAGTGGCGCCACCCGGTTACGGGCGGCGCCACTCCTGTTTTCAGTTCTTGGCGCCTGCGCGAGGGCTGGTCGGTCCCACGGTTCCGACCACACCCCGACCGGTCACCCGCCCAGGCTGGCCGCCGCCGAGGCGATCGCCGAAGAGAAGTAGCTGACCTGGGTGTAGACGCCAGGATAGTTCGGCCGCGCACACCCGTTACCCCAGCTGACAATGCCGACCTGGACCAGCCCGCTGCCACCCTGCCGGAACATCGGGCCACCCGAGTCACCCTGGCAGGTGTCGACACCACCGGAGAGGTAGCCGGCACAGATCTCCTCTGCCGCGATGACGGCACCGCGGTAAGAGGAGGCACTGTTGCAGACCGAGTCGCTGACGAACGGCACGCTGGCCTTCATCATGTACCGCTGCTGCGCCCCGCCCTCCCGGGTGGCGCCCCAGCCGGCGACGGTGAATGTGCCGCTGTCGTAGGCGGTGGAGGTGGCGATCGGCAGGGTGCCGAGCCCGGTGACCGAGCTGGCCAGCCGGATCAGCGCCCAGTCGTCTCCGTTGCCGTTGTAGCCGGGTGCCCGGTACACGTAGTTGGAGCGGACCTGGATCCGGCTCGACGACTGGAGGTCCACCACGCCGAGCGTGGCGGTGATGCTGGTGTTGCTTCCGGTACGACCGACGCAGTGCGCCGCGGTGAGCACCAGTCGGGAACTGTAGAGGGAACCGCCGCAGCCCATCGAGAGCCGGACCATGAACGGGAACTCGCCCTGTGCGGCGCGGGTGCCGCCGACGACGAAGGGTGTGACGTCGGTGTTCTCCGGTGCGGCGCTGGCCGGTGCGGCCAGGGTGACGCCGCCGGCCGTTGCCGCGACGAACGCGACGGCGGCCAGGCGGGTGAGGGTGCGCCAACGAGCCATGGGGGTCCTCTCCGAACATCGACGGCCCGCCTCGTGGGCGGGCCTCAGATCACGATGCCGGCAGCGTATGGACCTCTATCGCTGTATCGCAATGTGTCGATGCCATAGCGGTTGTGTCATACCACCGGGGCGAGGAGCCGGTCAGCCGCAGCTGTACCGGGGTTCAGCCAGGTATTTCCAGGTGAACTTCTCCCGCTTGACGACCTTTCCGCCCTTGTGGAACAGCCGGAAGGCGTCCTGGGTGAAACCGTCGATCCCGTTCGTGGGGATGCAGGAGGGGCCGGGCTGGAGCTTGATCACCTTCGGCTTGGTGATGTTCCGGCGCGGGCTCCACTCCGTGGTCACCTTGTCGTAGACCTTGGTGCTCCAGATCGACACCGTGACCGAACTGCCGGTGTGCGCGGTGTCGATCAGGACCCCGTGCGGGGTGTCGTTCTTGAACTTGAAGTCGAGGTCCGGCCAGAAAATGGTCGACTCGATGACCGGCGGATAGCGGCTGAACCAGTACGAGTGCGGCTTGTGCTCCACGTCCTCCAGCCCGGCGTAGTACGTGGCGTTGAACAACGTCGTGGTGAACTGCGAGGTGCCGCCCCCGACCCCCGGCACCAGCTTGCCGTCCAGGATGACCGGCGCGTCGCGGTAGCCCTGGGCGTAGCCGCGCTCGCCGGTGTGCCCGTTCAGCGAGAAGGTCTGGCCGGGCTTCACCACCGTGCCGTCCACGTCCCGGGCGATCGTCACGATGTTCTGGCTGCGCGGCGAGCCGAGACCGCCGGTGAACTTGGTGGTGAAGGTGGAGACCCGCTCCTTGATCCCCATCTTGGTCAGGTCCTCGGCGCTGAGCTTCGGCTCGACCGGCCTGAGCTTCGCCTCGACCGTACGGCCGTCGGTCTTCGGGAGTACCGCCAGCAGGTCGCGGGCCAGCGCGGCGGTGTCCACCTGGGAGCCACCGGCGCCGGCCACGATCTTCGGCTTGTTGCCCTGGATCGACATGCTGGCGTCCTTCGGTGCCACCTCGACCTTGTCGAGCTGGCCGGGAAGCGCGGCCCGCAGCTTCTTCTCGTCCACCCGGGGGGCGATCTTCCCGGCCTTGTCCGCCGTCAGCACCAGGCTTTTGGCGATCGCGGCCGGCGCGATGGTGAAGCTGCCCTGCTCGGTGCTGACCGTCACCGGAGCGGAAACGGCCGGCCTGGCCAGCTCGCTGACCAGCCGGTCGACCTCCTCGGTGGTGGTCACCGGGTGCGTCTCGACCAGCGGCACCTGCACCGGCTGCCCGCTCAGCCAGCCCTCCCGCAGCGCCCTGGCCGACTCCTCGGGCCGCAGCCCGCGGCTCGGTTTCGGATAGACCGCCTTCGGGGTCGTACCGCTGAAGGTGATCGCCGGCATCGTCATCCGTGGCCCGGCCCTGCCGACCACCTTCCGCAGTTCGGTGTCGAGCTTCTCGGCGTCCACCGTGACCACCGGCTCGGTGCTCCGGGAGCCGAAGAGCAGGCTCAGCGGGCCGGGCCGGTACTCGACCGCCGCCGTGACGGTCGCCTCGACGTCCACCGCCAGCCCGACCGCGGCCGGCGACACCTCGCCGGTCTGGTCACCGACGCGCACCTGGACCGGGCTGGTAAAGGTGGCGGCCTTCGACTCCAGGCCGGCGCGGAGCGCCTGGACCGCCTCGGCCCGGCTCTTGCCGCCCAGGTCGACACCGAGCACGCTGGTGCCCCGGGGCACCTCACCGGCGTACGCGTAGCCGGCCGTGGCGCCGCCGGTGGCGACCAGCACTGCGGCGGCCGTACCGCCGGCGAGCAGGATCCGCCGCAGCCGGCGCTTCCCCGCCGGGTGCCCGCCGCCGGGCGGGTCCGAGCCCGGGACCGGCGTCTCCCAGCCGGCCGACGTCGCGGTGACGGTCCCCGGGGTACTCCCGGCACCGCCGGCCGGGCCAGCAGCCTGGCCCGGCCCGCCGGCCGGCAGGTTGACCGCGGTGATCTGGATGGTCGGGCGATCCTTGGCGGGCTCCCGGACGGCGGCCAGTTGCACGGTCGGCTGCTCGTCGGCGGGGACTCTCTTCTCGCCGTACTGACTCACGGACACCTCAGCGCGATGCGGCGGGCGGGCACCAGAGCCGCCCGGGAGGACCTTGACCGACTACGGTAGCCAAAACTCCGCGGCGGCGGGCGACGGGTCCGCCCGGGAGCCAAAAATGCGAATAGTCCGATCTTCGACCGGGTACGACCGAACATCCATGGTGTTCCGTACACCTGGCAGCTCTCGGTTCGCCACCGAGCCCGCATATGCTCCGACCGTCTACCCCCTATCGGAGGCAACTTGATGCGCCGGAACAGACGCGGACGCTCGCTCCGGGCGCTGGGTGTGCTGCTCACCAGCAGTGCGCTCGGCGTGACAAGCGGAACGGTGGCCCTCGCCGCCGAGCCCGCGGCGACGCCCCTGCTCAGTGAGATCCACTACGACAACGCCGGCACCGACACCGGCGAGGCGATCGAGGTCGAGGCCCCGGCCGGTACGGACCTGACCGGCTGGCAGCTCGTCCTCTACAACGGCAACAACGGGGCGCCGTACCACACCCGCACGTTGGGTGGGACGGTGCCGGCGGCCGGGGTCGTCGTCGCGACGTACCCGACCGACGGGATCCAGAACGGCTCCCCGGACGGGATCGCACTCGTCGCCCCGGACGGCACCGTCGCCGAGTTCCTGAGCTACGAGGGCGGGATGACCGGGGTCGGCGGACCGGCCGACGGGCAGGCGGCCACCGACATCGGCGTGGCCGAGGCCGGCAGCACCCCGATCGGCCAGTCGTTGCAGCGGATCGACGGCAGCTGGCGGGCACCCGCGCTGAACAGCTTCGGCACCCGCAACGGCGGCGACGACCCGGACCCCGACCCGGACCCGGTCGGCTGCGACGCCCCGGTCAGCCACACCATCGCCCAGGTGCAGGGCACCGGCGACGCGACACCGCTTTCCGGCACCAGGGTCACCGTCGAGGGTGTCGTCACCGGCGACCACCGCACCGGCGGGTACAACGGGATCTACCTGCAGACCGCCGGCAGCGGCGGGCGGGCGCCGGCCGCCGGCACCGCCTCGGACGGCATCTTCGGCTATCTGACCAGCAACGCCGCCAACCACCCGAGCGTCGCGATCGGCGACCGGATCCGGATCAGCGGCACCGCGGGCGAGTTCAACGGGCTCACCCAGGTAAGCATCGGCGCCAGGACCGACGTGCAGGTCTGCGAGCAGGGCGTCGGGCTGCCGTCACCGGCCGCGCTCTCGCTGCCGCTGGCCGCCCCGGCCCGGGAGTCGGTCGAGTCGATGCTCGTCGCCCCGGTCGGCGACTACACCGTCTCCGAGGTCTATAACACCAACCGGTACGGCGAGGTGGTGCTCGCCGCCGGTGACCGTGCCGCGGTGATCCCGACCGACGTCGCCCGGCCCGGCACCGACGCCGCCCGCGACGTGGCGGCGGCGAACGAGCTGGCCCGGCTGCTCGTCGACGACGGCCGGACCACGAACCTGGCGAGTGCCGGCCTGCTGCCGCCGTACCTGGCGCCGGGCAGCCCGCTGCGGGTCGGCGACTCGGTCGAGGCGTTCGGGCCGGTCGTGCTCTCGTACGGGTTCGACGAGTGGCGGCTCCAGCCGACCACCCCGGTCGACGCCGACACCCCGCCGGCCGCCCGGACCAGCTTCAAGGTGACCAACCCGCGCACCCCGGCACCGGCGAACGTCGGCGGCGACCTCAAGGTCGGGGCGTTCAACGTGCTCAACTACTTCGTGCACTTCGGCGGCGACGCCCGGGGCGCCGCGGACGAGGCGGCGCTCGCCCGCCAGGAAGCGAAGATCGTCTCGGCGATCAACGCACTCGGCGCCGACGTGGTCGCGCTCCAGGAGATCGAGAACTCGGTACGGTTCAACGCCGCCGACCCGCAGCAGGCGCTCAAGCGACTCGTCGGCGCGCTGAACACGGCTGCCGGGGCCGGCACCTGGGACTACGTGCGTACCCCGGCGGAGCTGCCACCGGCGGCCCAGCAGGACTTCATCACCACCGCGATCATCTTCAAGCC is from Micromonospora sp. WMMD1102 and encodes:
- a CDS encoding DUF305 domain-containing protein encodes the protein MRRRAAPGTAALLVVVLLAGGCAGSAAPLSPVPGTPAGAARATPAHPPDPSGTPGAPSEAGAPGPAAPFNGTDVAWLQLNIAMHERVLPLLDLVPRRTADPAVRRLAARIRQTHRVDLDRSVRLLDRSGAPRTNPHEGHDMPGMVTAVELATLGSAPEAEFRRLLGVHLAAHLEQSVRIAGAEQRAGADSETTALAGAIVRTGSAYLNQLGRLPD
- a CDS encoding serine protease, whose amino-acid sequence is MARWRTLTRLAAVAFVAATAGGVTLAAPASAAPENTDVTPFVVGGTRAAQGEFPFMVRLSMGCGGSLYSSRLVLTAAHCVGRTGSNTSITATLGVVDLQSSSRIQVRSNYVYRAPGYNGNGDDWALIRLASSVTGLGTLPIATSTAYDSGTFTVAGWGATREGGAQQRYMMKASVPFVSDSVCNSASSYRGAVIAAEEICAGYLSGGVDTCQGDSGGPMFRQGGSGLVQVGIVSWGNGCARPNYPGVYTQVSYFSSAIASAAASLGG
- a CDS encoding VanW family protein, with product MSQYGEKRVPADEQPTVQLAAVREPAKDRPTIQITAVNLPAGGPGQAAGPAGGAGSTPGTVTATSAGWETPVPGSDPPGGGHPAGKRRLRRILLAGGTAAAVLVATGGATAGYAYAGEVPRGTSVLGVDLGGKSRAEAVQALRAGLESKAATFTSPVQVRVGDQTGEVSPAAVGLAVDVEATVTAAVEYRPGPLSLLFGSRSTEPVVTVDAEKLDTELRKVVGRAGPRMTMPAITFSGTTPKAVYPKPSRGLRPEESARALREGWLSGQPVQVPLVETHPVTTTEEVDRLVSELARPAVSAPVTVSTEQGSFTIAPAAIAKSLVLTADKAGKIAPRVDEKKLRAALPGQLDKVEVAPKDASMSIQGNKPKIVAGAGGSQVDTAALARDLLAVLPKTDGRTVEAKLRPVEPKLSAEDLTKMGIKERVSTFTTKFTGGLGSPRSQNIVTIARDVDGTVVKPGQTFSLNGHTGERGYAQGYRDAPVILDGKLVPGVGGGTSQFTTTLFNATYYAGLEDVEHKPHSYWFSRYPPVIESTIFWPDLDFKFKNDTPHGVLIDTAHTGSSVTVSIWSTKVYDKVTTEWSPRRNITKPKVIKLQPGPSCIPTNGIDGFTQDAFRLFHKGGKVVKREKFTWKYLAEPRYSCG